TTTGCATGCGTTCAGATGACGAAATAATTTTTTCTACATATCCCTGAGACTTTGGAGACAATTTCAACTCATCAGTGTATAAACGTTTTGCAAAAATCTGGATCTTGCGTAATGGTTCCTGTAAATCGTGGCTTGCAGCATAATTAAAAGATTCCAATTCTTCATTCGTATGCTTTAGCTGTTGATTCTTTTGTTCCAGCAACATGGTTTTATTTTGCAGTTCGATCCACGTTTGCTTTTGTTCAGTAATGTCCCGTAAAAAAGCAATAAAAGACCGTTTGCCATCCTGGATAGTTTCGGAAATAGTTAAGGATATAAATAATTCTTCATTTCTTTTATTCATTGCAATTACTTCGGTGGAACGGTTGATGACACTACCCTCGCCCGTAGCAATATAATGTGTCAAACCACGGTTGTGCGCATCCCTGTAACGGACCGGAATAATAATATCAGTGAGATTTCTACCGATAACCTCTTCCGCTTTCCAACCAAAAATGCTTTCTGTTTTGGGGTTCCAGATATGAATGATATTTTGTTCATCAATAACAATGATTGCATCCGGCGCATTGTTAATAAGCAAAGCCAGGTATCGTTCCTTGTCAGTAAGGTTTTGGTTGAGCCGGTATTCTTTTGTAATATCCTCGCAGGTGCCATCCAGTCTTAAAGGCTTTCTATTCTTATCTAACAATAACTCGCCTCTGCCTTTTAAGATTTTTTCCTCGCCCGCAGGCGTAACAATTTTTAAAATATAGTCTTCTGCTTTGCCTGTTTCAAGTGAAAGTTGTATCTCCTGCATTCTTGCCTCACGGTGGTCGGGATGTACCAAAGACATAAAGCGTTCAAATGTTATTTGCTCCGACTGTGGCTCCAGTCCATAGATCCTGTACATTTCATCAGACCAGATAATTTCATTGGTTATAATATTCCACGACCAGTTACCAATATGTGTAAGCGCCTGCGCCTGCTTATGAAGCGTTTCACTTTCCTGTAATTTTTGTAACAGCTCACTTTGTGCCGTAATATCCATGATGGTACCCTTCATTCCAACGGGCTTACCATTTTCATATTGTACAATACCTTTTGATGAAATCCATTTATTCTTATTATTCCGCAAATACCGGTATTCACAATCATAAATGCCATTGTTGTGCACTGCATTGGCTATAGCATCTTTTAGTTTTTCCCTGTCATCAGGATGCACATCCTGCATAAAATCATCGAGGTTACTGGTTTTCTCCATTTCAAATATCTTGAAAACCATAGGCGTATAAACCGACCTTCCCTTGCCTTCAAGGTCCCAGTAAAAACTGCCCATTTGTGCAAGCTGTTGAGCTTCCAGCAATTCATTATGCTGCGCATTCAATTGCTGATTCATCGCATGTATCTTTTGCTGATGAATTTGAATGTAAGCGTTAAAAGCGGCAATATCAGTGGCCATTGTAAACCGATCGGCTTCTTCCATAACGTTCCGGAATACAACAGTATCGCTTGTATAATGATCAAGCATCAAACGAAACACCTGTCGTCTTACGAAAGATATCTGTGAAATGTCTTCAGCCACCACGTCATCCCGGTCAATTGTTGCCATCCTGTTGGCAACCCATTCCCCAATCGTAATTTCAATATGCTTTCTTGCTTTGTTCTGTGCCAGCCTGTTTAACAATTCAGCTCCGGAAACTTTACCCATCTCAATTAATTGTTCATCGCTGAAATGTCTCACCACTTTTAAAAGAGGAACATTTTCTGATTTAGATAGCTTCAGCATCAGCCGGGAAAACTCTTCCAGCATATTCTCCACTATCCATCCGGCAAAGGCGGGCAGATGGTTGAATTCCAGATCATCGGAAATAGCAGTAATTCTATTTTCCTTTTTTATATCTTTCATACGGCAGAGGTAAGGGTTAACACAAAATCCTTTTGCGATAAAGGCTGCATATGTTCCCAATCATAAGTGAACGTTTTCCTGATCATCCTGATCAATTCAGAAAAAGATGATGGCTTAAGCATGTATAGATTAGCACCTCCCTTATATGTATCATTAATATCGTTCCTGTTTGCTGATGTGGAATAGATCACCACAGGTATTTTTTTCCAGCGCTCATGTTCACGTATATCGGCAAGACATTCCTTACCGGTTTTACCCGGCATATTCAGGTCCAGAAAAATAATCTCAGGCAGGCTGCCATCTTTCATCTTTTCAACTAACTCCATGCCGTTTCTTGCCTGGTCAACTTGAATAAGCGGTTCGATTTTGAAGATAGCTTCTTCAAATAACATCCGGTCGTCTTCGTCATCATCCACAATCAATACGTTGAGCGTTCCGGACGCTGTTTCCTTGGCTGATGCATCAGTAAACTGTTTTATTTTTTCCAACATATCAGCAAAAAAAAGGATAAACTTTTTTTTACAACAATTCGATTTGTTGGTTCCGGGTATGAATTGATCTGTCGGTAATAAGGGAAAAGCTGTATTAACGTTCATCATGTTTAATTTTGCAATCCTCTCATCAATTTTACGTACAAATCTTTGAAGATACAATAAGTTATTTTTCTTCAACAGCACTCACTAAAATAATGATTGGCGCCACCAGTCGGGAAATTTTTTCTCATAAATGTCTTCCGAAAGCCACATTGCGTTTTGATCAATTCCTGTCTATTTTCTATTCCAAGCCGCATCATACTATCAACGAAGAAAACAATCTAAATAAATTCAACAGTAATATTAATCTCCTCTTCTCTTAATGCCTGAAAAGAGATAAATGGATTGATATACGGCTTAATGGTTTCAGCAGGTATAACAAGCACATTCCCTGTTGTATCATCCGGAACCTCTGATTGAAAAGTTCCGTGAAACCGGGTGCTTATTCTTATTGTGAAATAAGGTTTGTCATAAATAATCTTAATTGACTTTCCATATGGGAAAGAAATTTCATCAGACCACTTATTAGTAATTGTAAGTTTCATTTCAACAGGTTTATTTTCTCCATTAAGTTATTCAATGCTTTGCTAAAAGACACCTTAATCTGGCGGTTCTGAAAACCTGCTGTGATTTCTTTAACTGACAGCACGTCATTCATCTGCAAACCTCCTGTTAAGATATTTCAGTAAGAGCATCAGAAGAATCAAAAGGCACGGATTCTGATTATATAACATCATGAAAAACCTTTTACTATACCTCTTATTAATCATCGCTCCTGTTCTTGCAAAAGCACAGTACCGCAGCGAAATAACAAACGACTTCGCCACAGTTGAAGAAGCAGCAAAAATTGCGCAGCAAATCGTTAAAGCATCTGGCATGAAAATTAATTTTATGATTGCAGAAGGTCGTGTGCCCAATGCAGCAGCTGTGTTGGTGCGTGGTCAGCGTTTTATCCTTTACAATCCGGCATTTATGGATGCACTTAACAGGAAAGCGGGCACCGATTGGGCTGCAGTAAGTGTATTGGCACATGAAATTGGTCATCATTTATACGGAACAGGAACAGCAATGGCTTCAGAAACAAAAGCCGATGAATTTTCCGGTTTTGTATTGGAGAAAATGGGTGCATCGCTGGCAGAAGCACAGGCGGCATTGAGAGTATTGCCTGCCGGTGCAAGCAGTGTTTCACATCCCGAACCTTCCGATCGACTTGCTTTTGTAGCAGATGGATGGAACAAATCAGCAGGCAATGAACTGATGGCTAAAGACGAGCCAACGCACATGACAAAAGGTGAACTGATCCGTTCAGACAGCCGCAGTTTTCCCTACATCTGGAAAGGCAGCGATGGTAATTTATTATACGTTCATCTGTCGGGTACACTGGTAGATGAAAACGGCAAGGTTGTCGGGAAGCTCAAACGGAATCAATGATAAATTAAACCTCTTAGTGACGATTGCATTAGTGTTGCTTTCCTAAACATATTACTGCGTGCCCGGGGATTTGCAAACAAACCTTCACCTCAATCTTTCCCCGGCTTTATTATTCTTTAAGTTCGTTCGTACTTGCACGATACGGTGTTTTCTACCATTTTATAGGTATTGCTGTTCTGAAAACTTGCTATTAGTTTTATAGTCAACCTCTGATTTCCTCACGCTCGTGCCCAAGGCATTTTTATTCTTTAACCATTAATTTATTTTTTATGAAAAGAAAAGCCAATGCTTTAGCAGTCGTTGTATTAGTTCTTCTCATGATCGCTTCGTCCTGCAAAAAAGAAGTTCTTCCTTTGACTTCGGAAGATACTCTTTTGGATAAATCGATAGCAAAAGCAAAGTCAATGCAACCGGGAGCGCCAGCGTTGCTGGTTAGTGGCCTGATGGAGTTGCAGGGAAGTACCGTTGGACCAGACGGAGCGTTATATGTTACCGCACCGCTTGCCGGTTCTGTCTGGCGAATTAACCCGAAGACCGGCGCAAAGACGCTCTTCACTACCGGATTGCCTGAGCGCAACCCTGATCCGTTCTTCCAGGGTGCCGGCGTGATTGATGTGGCCTTCCACAACGGTATTGCATATGCATTGGTTACCGGCGTTGGGTCGGATCTTGGGGGTGAAGATATTGTAGGCATCTATCGGGTAGATGGCCCGGATAGCCATAGCATCATCGCCGATCTCGGTGCTTGGTCCATTGCCCATCCGCCTGTGCCCGATTTCTTTGTGCCTACGGGTTTCCAATACTCGTTCGAACCTTATCGTGACGGTTTCATTGTGAATGATGGACACCATAACCGCATACTTTATATTACCCTCGATGGCAATATCACAGAAATGATCGCCTTCGGAAATGTTGTGCCCACAGGGCTGGCACAGCGAGGCAATACCATCTATTTCACGTTGGCTGGTCCTATTCCTCACCTGCCTGAGGAATCCAAACTAATGGCCCTTTCCCAAAAGCCACTCACCGCAACCGAAATTGCTTCAGCAGCCGGGTTGAATGTTGGGTTGTTTGTTGATGTGGAATTTGGCAGCGGAAACACACTCTATACTTTAGCACAAGGAATTTGGGATGGACCTTATGAAGGAGCACCCGCCCTGCCAAACACCGGCGCACTACTGAAGCTCAAATCAGATGGCAGCTTCAGCGTTATTGCAAACGGACTGAACCAGCCAACCTCGTTGGAGTTTATCGGCAACAATGCCTACGTGGTTAGTCTTACCGGTGAGGTTTGGAAGATCGAAAATATTACGCCTGCTAATGTTCATTAACTGTGCATGATCAGAGTTTATTTCTCTCACTGTTTCATAACTATGTGCATTGCCGATATATTTGATCTGTGCATGGCTGTTACTTTTTCAGTAACAGTTTCCAGTGTGAATAAAGTGACAGTGGCAAATAACCCATAAACAAAACGGCGAGTCTCCAGAGAGAGACCCGCCGTTTTTTTACTTATTCAATGCAGTATTAATTTCCTTCTTTCTTTTGCCTGTTCTTTCCCATTTCTTCATAGTAAGTTTTTACCGCTTTTATTTGCTCCGGTGTTAACACCTCACTATACTTTTTTTCTTTCGCAGCTTTTATTTCTGCAAGCTTCTTTGTGCGGTCAGCTTCGTTAAGATCTTTTAGATCACGGGCAGCCTGCATGCGGGTTTCATAATTAATTTCAATGATCTTCTCCGCCTGCGCTTCGGTAAGGCCTGCCTTCTCCATCAACCCCGGTTTTTGTTGCTCTTTCATTTGCTGCAACACAGATGGTGGATCACCTGCCGGTTGCGCATTTGTTGTTGCAGAGAATAGTGCAGCTAAGATTAACGTCATAAATAAATACTTCTTCATAATAGAAAATTTAATTGTTGAAGTAAAAGTTAGATCATTTATTTATTTCGTTCAAGCAGCAATCGATAAGCGGCATTTACAGAATAAAAAACATGGCAGAAAATTACCTCTCACCCGCCTGCGAATAAAGCACGAAAAATATTGTGTGAAAATCCCACGGCTTCAAGCAATGGCTGCAACAGATTGTTCTTTGTCAGCAATTGATGGTTACTAGCTGCAACAGCAAAAAAAAGCTGCTATCATTATGCGATAGCAGCTTTTTGAATAATATTAAAACATTCTAATTGGTAGCTTTTAATGCTATGCCCAAATGTACTTCGTTACGTATAAGATCATCTGGTTTACCTGGATATACAATATTCCAGTCCTGGCGGTTGATGTTGAATTTTGCCACGGCATTTGCTGAATTGCCTGATATGGTTAGCTGCGCCGGAAACGTAATGTTTTTTGTAACTCCTTTTAATGTGAGGTTGCCACTAACCGTGTGTGTGGGATTAGTTACTTTGTATTTGCTGA
The DNA window shown above is from Lacibacter sp. H375 and carries:
- a CDS encoding PAS domain-containing sensor histidine kinase, with amino-acid sequence MKDIKKENRITAISDDLEFNHLPAFAGWIVENMLEEFSRLMLKLSKSENVPLLKVVRHFSDEQLIEMGKVSGAELLNRLAQNKARKHIEITIGEWVANRMATIDRDDVVAEDISQISFVRRQVFRLMLDHYTSDTVVFRNVMEEADRFTMATDIAAFNAYIQIHQQKIHAMNQQLNAQHNELLEAQQLAQMGSFYWDLEGKGRSVYTPMVFKIFEMEKTSNLDDFMQDVHPDDREKLKDAIANAVHNNGIYDCEYRYLRNNKNKWISSKGIVQYENGKPVGMKGTIMDITAQSELLQKLQESETLHKQAQALTHIGNWSWNIITNEIIWSDEMYRIYGLEPQSEQITFERFMSLVHPDHREARMQEIQLSLETGKAEDYILKIVTPAGEEKILKGRGELLLDKNRKPLRLDGTCEDITKEYRLNQNLTDKERYLALLINNAPDAIIVIDEQNIIHIWNPKTESIFGWKAEEVIGRNLTDIIIPVRYRDAHNRGLTHYIATGEGSVINRSTEVIAMNKRNEELFISLTISETIQDGKRSFIAFLRDITEQKQTWIELQNKTMLLEQKNQQLKHTNEELESFNYAASHDLQEPLRKIQIFAKRLYTDELKLSPKSQGYVEKIISSSERMQTLIKDLLMFTQTTTTDELAEDVDLVNLIVEVKHSLMHLIEETGARITHTKLPVIQVVPFQFMQVFTNLIGNAIKYRREGVVPDIWIGYSIVKHNEMGNDNTVLAGNYLKISVADNGIGFDPQFAERIFDLFTRLQDNTKYSGTGIGLAICKKIVQNHRGFIKAESDGKSGSTFHIYLPEARVK
- a CDS encoding response regulator, with amino-acid sequence MMNVNTAFPLLPTDQFIPGTNKSNCCKKKFILFFADMLEKIKQFTDASAKETASGTLNVLIVDDDEDDRMLFEEAIFKIEPLIQVDQARNGMELVEKMKDGSLPEIIFLDLNMPGKTGKECLADIREHERWKKIPVVIYSTSANRNDINDTYKGGANLYMLKPSSFSELIRMIRKTFTYDWEHMQPLSQKDFVLTLTSAV